The Filimonas lacunae genomic sequence TAATGGTAATAAACGAACCGGGATAGCTGAACTTCACCGCATTAGACAGCAGGTTGCGCATAATTAATGCAAAATGATCGGCATCGGCCCATACACGCACACCCGGTGCATACTGTGTGATCACCTGTATATTTTTTTGCATTAATGTTTGCTGGTAAAAACCAATAACATGGTTAATAGCTTCCTCGGCCACAATTTCGCGCGGGGTTACTTCTATGCCCTGCAGCTGGGTAATGCTCCAGCGCAACAGGTTATCCAGGTTATATTGTAATTGCCCCACATCGCTGCTTAACCGGCTGGAGAGAGAGCGGAATTCTTCTTCCGATATAATCTGATCGTTCAGTAATGTAAGCGAATAACTTAAAGCCGAAATGGGCGAACGTAAATCATGTGCTACAATACTAAACAGCTTTTGCATGGTAGCATTGGCCTCTTTCAGTTTGCGGTTGCCCTCTTCCAGTTTTACCTGGTAATTATATACCAGGCTTTTAAAATACTGGGCAATCAGCACCATAGACAAACTGGCCGAAATAAGATTAGCTGCCACCCGCCCATGCGACAAAAACATACCATGCGATTCGGGTGTAAGCTGAATGCGAATGCAGGTAAACAAAGCTACCAGCACGGTAGAAAAAATGAGGTAAGTTAGCTTACTGTTAAACATAATCACCGCAATCAGCACTATCATCAGCAAAAAATATTCAGCACCATTGGCAAACAATAAAGCTTCTGCCGCAAAAATGCCACCCAGCAACCACAGCAGCGGAAAACGTAGCCAGAAGTGTTTCTGCAGGTAGTTAATCCAGCCTAATGCTATATATATAAGTATATTACAAGCATTTAAGCTGCCCAACACATTATTGTGATGAAAAAAATTTATACAACTAAACCAGGTGATCATAGGCAGGGCGCTAATAATCACCACATTGATAACCAATGTACTTTGCCGGTCGCGCGCAGGCATATCCGCCCTGATACCCATATACAATATGACGTGCCACCAGCGGGCCAGCCTTGCTGTAAATGAATTAGCGTTTTTTGCATTTGCTGCTTCCATTATATTGTAGAGAGTTTATATATTGCAGGCACATTACTACAGGAAAAGTGCCAGAGATAGCAATATGACGCAAGATAACATTTCAGTTCTACTAATTGAAGACGAAGAGGTTTGGGCCCGCACTATGCAGATAAGCCTTACTGAAATGGGATTTGAAATTGCAGCCATAGCCACCAATGTAGCCGAAGCATTACCCGCCCTGAATGCCCTTAATTACGATATAGTATTGCTGGACATTCACTTAAACGGCGCCAACAGCGGCATTGAAATAGGTAAAATGCTGCATACGAATTTTCATAAGCCTTTTATTTTTGTTACCTCCAGCCTTAGCACCCATAGCTTACAGGAAGCAGTAACTGCCAACCCATCGGCTTATCTTATCAAGCCTATTAACCCGGCATCGTTGTTTGTAACCATTCATAGTGCCATTCATAATTTCACCCAGCAGAAAACGGTTACGGAACAATCTGACGACAGTTACGAATCATTTTTTATTAAGCAAGGCAATAAGTATAAAAAAATAGACTGGAAAGATGTGATCTGCCTGGTTTCTGAAAAAAACTACACCCGCGTGTTAACCGCGCGCGACCAGGGCGAATATTTAATAAGAAGTTCGCTGCAAAAAGCGTTGCAGTTTATTATCCCTGCTCCCTTGCGCGGCAGGTTTGTTCAGGTGAACAGGGCCGAAGTGATACAACTGTCTTTTGTAGAAGAACTGACAGGCGATGTGCTAAAGGCAGGAAGCAAAACCTTCAACATTACAGAAGCCTACCATAAAGAAGTAAAAAAAAGCCTGAACATTATTTCCTAACGTTCAGGCCTGTGTATATTAGTTCTGACAACCCTTGGAGTTGATAACCCAGGTGTCGTTTTCTTTAGTCAATGTGGCATTAATGCTTTCGGCAAACATTTTCAAAAACTTATCCAGTGGCGCATTCGCCTTCAGCTCGCCATAATATTTACAATTGAAATATTCCCCCTTTAGTTCTACCGGCACCTGAAACTGCCTCGACAGCTCTTTAATCACTTCATTCGCCGGCATACCCCAAAACTCGTAAGTACCGTTTACACGCGCCTGCATATGCTTATCGGCCGAAGCAAACTTTTGCTTTACTATCAGGTTTTCTTCTTTCACAAATACAGCACGCTCATTTGCCTGCAATGCCACTTGTTTGGCAGCCCCTTCGGGCAGCTGGCCGGCATCGGTAGTGGACGCAGATACCGTGTCCTGTACCTGAACGCTGGCATTGCCTTTTACCAGCGTTACCGCCACATAGGCCTCATTATTATAAGCCTGAACGGTCAGATGCCCATCGGTGGTTTGTGTATTTACCCCGTTGGCATGGATAATAAACGGACGGCTGGTAGAAGAGGATACTTTTATAAAAGCCTCCCCGGTAACAGTCATCTCCCGCACATCGCGGGTAAACGACTGGGGATAGTCCAGCGTAGTGGCAGGTCCTAACCATACCTGTGTGCCATCGGAAAGACTAATTAATTTACGTTGCCCCACCCCGGTGCTTAACTGCTGCATTACCATAGGGTGCATTTTGTTATAAATAGCACTGCGCCAATGATAACCAGCGCCCGAAAGAAGGGCTACCGTACTGGCACCAATCACCCACCATTTGTATGTAGCAGCTTTTGTGTGGTGCACATTCTTATACGCTTTGACTTTAGATATACCATCGGAAAAAATTCCGGGGTATTGCTCATTGTCTCCATTGGAGTACAGCAAAGTTTCAGTTCTCATATATGATAAAGCAGTTTGGGGGTTACAGCAATTTATTACTTTTTCTTCAATCGGAAAACTTGTTTTTGACTTACATCTGTAAGAACTATTTTCTCCGGAACAAAGTCTGCATGCTGCACCTGAAGGGTTACAGGAAGTTTCTCCCAAGTATTGAGTTCGAAATTGCCATTCTTGTCTGTCAGTGCCTCTTCCTCTCCCACTACGGTGCTCACGTACACTTTTTCCACAGGCTTCTGGTCGCTGGCGGATAATACACATCCTTTAATAATGTAAGGTACCCTCGGCACATTGCCCGTT encodes the following:
- a CDS encoding sensor histidine kinase translates to MEAANAKNANSFTARLARWWHVILYMGIRADMPARDRQSTLVINVVIISALPMITWFSCINFFHHNNVLGSLNACNILIYIALGWINYLQKHFWLRFPLLWLLGGIFAAEALLFANGAEYFLLMIVLIAVIMFNSKLTYLIFSTVLVALFTCIRIQLTPESHGMFLSHGRVAANLISASLSMVLIAQYFKSLVYNYQVKLEEGNRKLKEANATMQKLFSIVAHDLRSPISALSYSLTLLNDQIISEEEFRSLSSRLSSDVGQLQYNLDNLLRWSITQLQGIEVTPREIVAEEAINHVIGFYQQTLMQKNIQVITQYAPGVRVWADADHFALIMRNLLSNAVKFSYPGSFITITVQASQQQAQIMVQDRGTGMNEQMQQQLFSGAKSNSLSGTRNEKGTGLGLLLCKEFAERNNSTIRVESTPGEGSVFTLCMPLAV
- a CDS encoding LytR/AlgR family response regulator transcription factor codes for the protein MTQDNISVLLIEDEEVWARTMQISLTEMGFEIAAIATNVAEALPALNALNYDIVLLDIHLNGANSGIEIGKMLHTNFHKPFIFVTSSLSTHSLQEAVTANPSAYLIKPINPASLFVTIHSAIHNFTQQKTVTEQSDDSYESFFIKQGNKYKKIDWKDVICLVSEKNYTRVLTARDQGEYLIRSSLQKALQFIIPAPLRGRFVQVNRAEVIQLSFVEELTGDVLKAGSKTFNITEAYHKEVKKSLNIIS
- a CDS encoding FecR family protein, whose amino-acid sequence is MRTETLLYSNGDNEQYPGIFSDGISKVKAYKNVHHTKAATYKWWVIGASTVALLSGAGYHWRSAIYNKMHPMVMQQLSTGVGQRKLISLSDGTQVWLGPATTLDYPQSFTRDVREMTVTGEAFIKVSSSTSRPFIIHANGVNTQTTDGHLTVQAYNNEAYVAVTLVKGNASVQVQDTVSASTTDAGQLPEGAAKQVALQANERAVFVKEENLIVKQKFASADKHMQARVNGTYEFWGMPANEVIKELSRQFQVPVELKGEYFNCKYYGELKANAPLDKFLKMFAESINATLTKENDTWVINSKGCQN
- a CDS encoding carboxypeptidase-like regulatory domain-containing protein — encoded protein: MQAHKLITWLSIPLMAMMVSVTTGNVPRVPYIIKGCVLSASDQKPVEKVYVSTVVGEEEALTDKNGNFELNTWEKLPVTLQVQHADFVPEKIVLTDVSQKQVFRLKKK